A window of the Paenibacillus woosongensis genome harbors these coding sequences:
- a CDS encoding FixH family protein: MKRWTIACLVLMIVILAGCSSAGSQTGMPDGIPEIIDVQIQSEPEKLNPGEPARIQAKVTQGGEEVTDAKSVTFEVWLSGSDTHEMLEGTHAGNGVYSIDKTFEQDGVYNVIAHVTARDMHNMPRKQLIVGEVTEDEIEQAKDSLYDKSSHMD; the protein is encoded by the coding sequence ATGAAAAGATGGACGATTGCATGTCTCGTGCTTATGATCGTTATTCTCGCAGGATGCTCCTCTGCGGGCAGCCAGACAGGAATGCCGGACGGGATTCCCGAAATTATTGATGTACAAATCCAAAGTGAGCCTGAGAAGCTGAATCCCGGGGAGCCGGCTAGAATTCAAGCCAAGGTTACTCAGGGTGGTGAAGAAGTGACCGATGCCAAATCCGTAACTTTCGAAGTGTGGCTTAGCGGTAGCGATACGCACGAAATGCTGGAGGGCACGCACGCTGGAAATGGAGTCTACAGTATTGACAAAACCTTTGAGCAGGATGGAGTTTACAATGTCATCGCGCACGTGACGGCTCGGGATATGCATAATATGCCGCGGAAGCAGCTTATCGTCGGCGAGGTGACGGAAGACGAAATCGAACAAGCAAAGGATTCGCTCTACGATAAGAGCTCTCATATGGACTAA
- a CDS encoding c-type cytochrome, which produces MRTGKGPLLLLVMAFVLLAVTACGQSASTDSGSASSPAGSKADAKPTLIYKQSCASCHAVDLSGKVGPSLQEIGSKLSEEEIYEAISSGRPGMPPFEKRLKTEEIQALAAWLANHTAADEGADQ; this is translated from the coding sequence ATGAGAACGGGAAAAGGACCGCTGCTGCTGCTTGTAATGGCATTCGTTTTACTGGCTGTAACCGCTTGCGGTCAATCGGCTTCGACGGATAGCGGCTCGGCCTCCTCGCCAGCCGGAAGTAAGGCCGATGCCAAGCCGACGCTAATCTACAAACAGAGCTGTGCCAGCTGCCACGCCGTTGACCTTAGCGGAAAGGTAGGGCCAAGCCTGCAGGAAATCGGCTCCAAACTGAGCGAGGAAGAAATTTACGAGGCGATCAGTTCGGGAAGGCCGGGGATGCCCCCTTTCGAGAAGAGGCTGAAGACCGAGGAAATCCAGGCATTGGCTGCTTGGCTCGCCAACCATACGGCTGCTGATGAAGGGGCGGACCAATGA
- a CDS encoding SCO family protein: MKRTKRIIDIGIIALLVVAAIGLLAFSWGGGKPNDLSIPVGSFEFTDQDGGQVGLDDLKGKVWVAHFMFTNCSTVCPTLTANMAKLQSEIKSAGLKADLVSFSVDPEKDTPEALKTYIGKFTDDLSNWHALTGYSFEDIQAFGQLSFKTAIQKDAIGDQVIHGISFYLVDASGTIVTKYDGQDPPYSQIIKHIKALSR; the protein is encoded by the coding sequence ATGAAGCGTACGAAGCGGATCATTGATATCGGAATTATTGCCTTGCTTGTTGTTGCTGCTATCGGACTGCTTGCTTTCTCCTGGGGAGGGGGCAAGCCGAATGATCTCAGCATACCGGTGGGATCATTCGAGTTCACCGACCAGGACGGCGGCCAGGTAGGTCTGGACGATTTAAAGGGCAAGGTTTGGGTCGCCCATTTCATGTTCACGAATTGCTCTACTGTATGTCCGACCCTTACTGCGAACATGGCAAAGCTGCAAAGCGAGATTAAGTCGGCCGGTCTTAAAGCGGATCTCGTATCGTTTTCTGTCGACCCCGAGAAGGACACGCCGGAAGCCTTGAAGACGTACATCGGCAAGTTTACGGATGATTTGAGCAACTGGCATGCTTTGACTGGCTATTCGTTTGAGGACATTCAGGCCTTTGGTCAACTGAGCTTTAAGACTGCCATCCAGAAGGATGCTATTGGGGATCAGGTCATTCACGGCATTTCCTTTTATCTTGTGGATGCTTCGGGAACCATCGTGACGAAATACGACGGGCAGGATCCGCCTTACAGCCAAATTATTAAACATATCAAAGCGTTATCCCGTTGA
- a CDS encoding oligosaccharide flippase family protein: protein MKLSRLLKQSAIRAGAMAVVKLIGLIGRVVLTRLVGAEGIGLYQIAYSLYGLLLMISGGLPTALAIITAKKPWFGWHFFKWVSLFLVLFGGILSMIVFWNSPALSSMLGNPDLQYALQNLAPAIFAAPLLGLLRGYLQGLERFNIIALSELTEQGSRILFMLIIVGCLLPQGIHIAVGGGVLAAFIGVLVSYTLLTLYVSTDQRKNPAASVSVRQLPFVWLFKASFIISLTRLLIPASDFIDAILIPGRLMVAGYDTSRATAMYGVITGMAAIMAYTPTLVTQALSHTVTMRLASYSQQKLWTDFRRLLYLSLEAAWLWGLTAAIYIYVCAPELATFIFNTSEAAEPIRYLALLPVIVGFRELSTSILWSQDIKKITFFGLLAGISCSIVIQYVLIAIPGWGYIGAAIGILAMEMISALVNLYALKFKLARIVRLLPALIIDALILIGSMLLVQLISKHWGSGSDSLSGFMLQTVLFFSAAGAFLFIRFKGKLSTG, encoded by the coding sequence ATGAAACTATCCCGCCTGTTAAAGCAATCCGCGATAAGAGCCGGGGCAATGGCCGTCGTAAAATTGATCGGCCTTATCGGGCGCGTCGTCTTGACGAGACTCGTAGGTGCTGAAGGTATCGGATTGTACCAAATCGCTTATTCCTTATATGGGCTGCTGCTTATGATTTCCGGAGGATTGCCAACTGCCCTGGCCATTATTACCGCAAAAAAGCCATGGTTCGGTTGGCATTTTTTTAAGTGGGTCTCCCTCTTTCTTGTGCTATTCGGGGGGATTTTGAGCATGATCGTCTTCTGGAATTCCCCCGCGCTTTCCAGCATGTTGGGGAATCCGGATCTGCAATATGCTTTGCAGAACCTGGCGCCGGCTATTTTCGCGGCTCCATTATTGGGTTTGCTGAGAGGATATTTGCAGGGGCTGGAACGGTTCAACATCATCGCCTTGTCTGAATTGACAGAGCAGGGAAGCCGAATTCTCTTCATGCTGATCATCGTCGGCTGCCTATTGCCCCAAGGCATACATATTGCAGTTGGCGGAGGGGTGCTGGCTGCATTTATCGGCGTCCTCGTCTCTTACACGCTGCTTACGCTATATGTGTCCACTGATCAGCGAAAGAACCCGGCAGCATCGGTATCTGTCCGCCAGCTGCCGTTCGTCTGGCTATTTAAAGCATCCTTCATTATTTCGCTGACGCGCCTTCTCATCCCAGCCTCCGATTTCATCGACGCGATTCTGATCCCGGGCCGGCTGATGGTTGCCGGCTACGACACCTCCCGGGCAACCGCCATGTACGGTGTAATAACCGGAATGGCCGCCATCATGGCCTACACGCCTACGCTTGTCACCCAGGCTCTAAGCCATACCGTCACTATGCGCTTGGCCAGCTACTCCCAACAGAAACTCTGGACCGACTTCCGCAGGCTGCTCTACTTATCCCTGGAGGCAGCCTGGCTGTGGGGATTAACCGCGGCCATATACATATATGTATGCGCTCCTGAACTGGCGACGTTTATTTTTAATACTTCCGAGGCGGCAGAGCCCATTCGTTATTTAGCCCTTCTTCCCGTCATCGTCGGCTTTCGCGAACTATCCACGAGCATTTTGTGGTCGCAGGATATCAAGAAAATAACCTTCTTTGGTTTGCTTGCCGGAATAAGCTGCTCCATCGTCATCCAATATGTGCTTATAGCGATCCCTGGCTGGGGTTATATCGGGGCAGCGATCGGCATTCTGGCCATGGAGATGATTTCTGCACTCGTTAATTTATATGCCTTAAAGTTCAAGCTGGCCCGCATAGTCCGGCTGCTCCCCGCTCTCATTATAGACGCTTTGATATTAATCGGTTCCATGCTCCTGGTCCAATTGATCTCAAAGCACTGGGGGAGCGGCTCTGACAGCTTATCCGGCTTCATGCTGCAAACCGTGCTGTTCTTCTCGGCTGCCGGCGCCTTCTTATTCATTCGGTTTAAAGGTAAATTATCAACGGGATAA